One stretch of Armigeres subalbatus isolate Guangzhou_Male chromosome 2, GZ_Asu_2, whole genome shotgun sequence DNA includes these proteins:
- the LOC134212204 gene encoding hepatocyte growth factor-regulated tyrosine kinase substrate isoform X2, protein MGDTMNILKTEGHKFPELKEADAMFTSENAPEWADGEVCHRCRVAFSFTQRKHHCRNCGQVFCQQCSSKTSTLPKFGIEREVRVCDGCYPQLQRPTPALTKKATEEEDLPAEYLSSSLAQQAQAPARKTDEELREEEELQLALALSQSEAETKKVSQTRKSFHKSPSPEPIKVQRSPSPVEEPPTDPELARYLNRNYWEQRQTADSPASPSAPSPMPSPMPVQTTLLVPKMGAEDVEIDDFARSMKTQVEIFVNRMKSNSSRGRSFSTDSSVQTLFMNMTSLHARLLTFLKDMDDKRMWYEQLQDKLTQIKDSRAALDVLRQEHQEKLRRIAEEQERQKQLQMAQKLEIMRKKKQEYLQYQRQLALQRIQEQKREMELRQEQQKAQYRMGTAFPFMSPPNQGQPQGSPAHVGVANYPGYGYQQIPAGGTITHYGPPGSQPGMPPQMGQQLFSPQHGPQSMPGNGQFMGPNLPQGADPNGIIPQQPPPSQPAQQVPLPTGPMGPPPGMNMMPGQIPPPGVGQMPPSGVPPIGMAASQQPQQGMPINHAGILPPGAHMPSQLPPGIAPGLEVQQQQQQQHPAPHPQAAPSATVPQPAVVPAPAPATNTTAPSAPEPATAELISFD, encoded by the exons ATGGGG GATACTATGAACATTCTGAAGACTGAGGGACACAAGTTCCCTGAATTGAAGGAAGCGGACGCTATGTTTACTTCGGAGAACGCCCCAGAATGGGCGGACGGGGAAGTTTGCCACCGATGCCGAGTCGCATTTTCATTCACCCAGCGCAAACATCATTGCCGCAACTGTGGTCAAGTTTTTTGCCAGCAGTGCTCGTCTAAAACCAGCACATTGCCCAAGTTTGGCATTGAACGCGAGGTTCGTGTTTGCGATGGATGTTACCCTCAGCTGCAGCGGCCGACTCCGGCATTGACCAAGAAGGCAACCGAGGAGGAGGATTTACCAGCAGAATATTTGAGCAGCTCACTGGCTCAGCAAGCGCAAGCCCCCGCTCGTAAGACGGATGAAGAGTtgcgagaagaagaagaactccaGTTGGCTCTAGCTCTAAGTCAATCGGAGGCAGAAACAAAGAAAGTGTCCCAAACTCGAAAGTCGTTTCATAAATCACCAAGCCCCGAGCCCATCAAGGTTCAACGCAGTCCAAGCCCAGTTGAAGAGCCTCCAACTGATCCAGAATTGGCTCGTTATTTGAATCGTAATTATTGGGAACAGCGCCAAACTGCGGACTCACCGGCCTCACCATCCGCTCCAAGCCCTATGCCTAGTCCAATGCCTGTTCAAACCACACTACTGGTACCGAAGATGGGAGCGGAAGATGTGGAAATAGATGACTTTGCCAGGTCGATGAAGACTCAAGTGGAAATTTTTGTCAATCGGatgaaatcaaattcaagtcGTGGACGCAGCTTTTCAACCGATAGCTCTGTACAGACACTATTTATGAATATGACATCATTGCATGCTCGTCTTCTGACATTCCTCAAGGACATGGACGACAAACGCATGTGGTACGAACAACTGCAGGACAAGCTCACTCAAATCAAGGACTCTCGTGCAGCTCTGGACGTTCTTCGACAAGAGCACCAAGAAAAGCTGCGTCGAATCGCCGAAGAACAAGAACGACAAAAACAATTGCAAATGGCACAGAAGCTTGAAATAATGcgcaagaagaaacaagaatATCTGCAATATCAGCGTCAACTGGCTCTACAGCGTATCCAAGAACAAAAACGAGAAATGGAACTCCGTCAAGAGCAACAGAAAGCTCAGTATCGCATGGGCACAGCCTTTCCATTTATGTCCCCACCAAATCAGGGACAACCCCAGGGATCTCCGGCCCATGTTGGAGTTGCAAACTATCCTGGGTATGGCTATCAGCAAATACCAGCAGGAGGCACAATTACCCATTATGGTCCTCCCGGAAGTCAACCAGGGATGCCTCCTCAAATGGGCCAGCAGCTCTTTTCTCCACAGCATGGACCACAGTCAATGCCTGGCAATGGCCAATTTATGGGTCCAAATTTGCCACAGGGTGCCGATCCCAATGGAATAATTCCTCAGCAACCTCCACCAAGTCAACCCGCCCAACAAGTTCCGTTACCAACTGGTCCAATGGGTCCACCTCCAGGCATGAATATGATGCCCGGTCAAATCCCACCTCCAGGTGTTGGTCAGATGCCACCATCTGGGGTGCCACCGATAGGAATGGCTGCTTCACAGCAACCGCAACAGGGTATGCCGATAAACCACGCAGGAATTTTGCCTCCCGGTGCACACATGCCCTCGCAGTTACcgccaggaattgctccaggctTAGAAgtacagcagcagcaacaacaacaacatccCGCACCGCACCCACAAGCTGCCCCTTCTGCTACGGTACCGCAACCCGCCGTGGTACCTGCTCCAGCTCCAGCAACAAATACTACAGCACCATCTGCACCCGAACCTGCTACGGCTGAATTGATTAGCTTCGATTAA
- the LOC134212204 gene encoding hepatocyte growth factor-regulated tyrosine kinase substrate isoform X1 yields the protein MFRSSVFDKSLENATSNLILEPDWQATLVICDTIRQGDVTPKYVMQQLKKKMFSPNPHTAHYALLVLESVVKNCGAPIHDEISNKANCEMFHSLVNTTQHEEVRVKMLELIQAWACAFRTIFKYRSIRDTMNILKTEGHKFPELKEADAMFTSENAPEWADGEVCHRCRVAFSFTQRKHHCRNCGQVFCQQCSSKTSTLPKFGIEREVRVCDGCYPQLQRPTPALTKKATEEEDLPAEYLSSSLAQQAQAPARKTDEELREEEELQLALALSQSEAETKKVSQTRKSFHKSPSPEPIKVQRSPSPVEEPPTDPELARYLNRNYWEQRQTADSPASPSAPSPMPSPMPVQTTLLVPKMGAEDVEIDDFARSMKTQVEIFVNRMKSNSSRGRSFSTDSSVQTLFMNMTSLHARLLTFLKDMDDKRMWYEQLQDKLTQIKDSRAALDVLRQEHQEKLRRIAEEQERQKQLQMAQKLEIMRKKKQEYLQYQRQLALQRIQEQKREMELRQEQQKAQYRMGTAFPFMSPPNQGQPQGSPAHVGVANYPGYGYQQIPAGGTITHYGPPGSQPGMPPQMGQQLFSPQHGPQSMPGNGQFMGPNLPQGADPNGIIPQQPPPSQPAQQVPLPTGPMGPPPGMNMMPGQIPPPGVGQMPPSGVPPIGMAASQQPQQGMPINHAGILPPGAHMPSQLPPGIAPGLEVQQQQQQQHPAPHPQAAPSATVPQPAVVPAPAPATNTTAPSAPEPATAELISFD from the exons ATGTTTCGTTCATCGGTCTTCGATAAAAGTCTGG AAAATGCCACCAGCAACCTGATCCTGGAACCGGATTGGCAGGCTACATTGGTAATTTGCGACACCATCCGCCAAGGCGATGTCAC aCCCAAGTATGTGATGCAGCAGTTGAAGAAGAAAATGTTCTCACCGAATCCCCACACCGCGCATTATGCACTGCTGGTGCTGGAGAGTGTCGTCAAGAATTGTGGCGCACCGATTCATGACGAAATTTCCAACAAGGCCAATTGCGAGATGTTCCATAGTTTGGTGAACACCACTCAACATGAGGAGGTCCGCGTAAAAATGTTAGAGCTAATTCAGGCATGGGCCTGTGCGTTCCGTACGATCTTCAAGTATCGGTCTATTCGG GATACTATGAACATTCTGAAGACTGAGGGACACAAGTTCCCTGAATTGAAGGAAGCGGACGCTATGTTTACTTCGGAGAACGCCCCAGAATGGGCGGACGGGGAAGTTTGCCACCGATGCCGAGTCGCATTTTCATTCACCCAGCGCAAACATCATTGCCGCAACTGTGGTCAAGTTTTTTGCCAGCAGTGCTCGTCTAAAACCAGCACATTGCCCAAGTTTGGCATTGAACGCGAGGTTCGTGTTTGCGATGGATGTTACCCTCAGCTGCAGCGGCCGACTCCGGCATTGACCAAGAAGGCAACCGAGGAGGAGGATTTACCAGCAGAATATTTGAGCAGCTCACTGGCTCAGCAAGCGCAAGCCCCCGCTCGTAAGACGGATGAAGAGTtgcgagaagaagaagaactccaGTTGGCTCTAGCTCTAAGTCAATCGGAGGCAGAAACAAAGAAAGTGTCCCAAACTCGAAAGTCGTTTCATAAATCACCAAGCCCCGAGCCCATCAAGGTTCAACGCAGTCCAAGCCCAGTTGAAGAGCCTCCAACTGATCCAGAATTGGCTCGTTATTTGAATCGTAATTATTGGGAACAGCGCCAAACTGCGGACTCACCGGCCTCACCATCCGCTCCAAGCCCTATGCCTAGTCCAATGCCTGTTCAAACCACACTACTGGTACCGAAGATGGGAGCGGAAGATGTGGAAATAGATGACTTTGCCAGGTCGATGAAGACTCAAGTGGAAATTTTTGTCAATCGGatgaaatcaaattcaagtcGTGGACGCAGCTTTTCAACCGATAGCTCTGTACAGACACTATTTATGAATATGACATCATTGCATGCTCGTCTTCTGACATTCCTCAAGGACATGGACGACAAACGCATGTGGTACGAACAACTGCAGGACAAGCTCACTCAAATCAAGGACTCTCGTGCAGCTCTGGACGTTCTTCGACAAGAGCACCAAGAAAAGCTGCGTCGAATCGCCGAAGAACAAGAACGACAAAAACAATTGCAAATGGCACAGAAGCTTGAAATAATGcgcaagaagaaacaagaatATCTGCAATATCAGCGTCAACTGGCTCTACAGCGTATCCAAGAACAAAAACGAGAAATGGAACTCCGTCAAGAGCAACAGAAAGCTCAGTATCGCATGGGCACAGCCTTTCCATTTATGTCCCCACCAAATCAGGGACAACCCCAGGGATCTCCGGCCCATGTTGGAGTTGCAAACTATCCTGGGTATGGCTATCAGCAAATACCAGCAGGAGGCACAATTACCCATTATGGTCCTCCCGGAAGTCAACCAGGGATGCCTCCTCAAATGGGCCAGCAGCTCTTTTCTCCACAGCATGGACCACAGTCAATGCCTGGCAATGGCCAATTTATGGGTCCAAATTTGCCACAGGGTGCCGATCCCAATGGAATAATTCCTCAGCAACCTCCACCAAGTCAACCCGCCCAACAAGTTCCGTTACCAACTGGTCCAATGGGTCCACCTCCAGGCATGAATATGATGCCCGGTCAAATCCCACCTCCAGGTGTTGGTCAGATGCCACCATCTGGGGTGCCACCGATAGGAATGGCTGCTTCACAGCAACCGCAACAGGGTATGCCGATAAACCACGCAGGAATTTTGCCTCCCGGTGCACACATGCCCTCGCAGTTACcgccaggaattgctccaggctTAGAAgtacagcagcagcaacaacaacaacatccCGCACCGCACCCACAAGCTGCCCCTTCTGCTACGGTACCGCAACCCGCCGTGGTACCTGCTCCAGCTCCAGCAACAAATACTACAGCACCATCTGCACCCGAACCTGCTACGGCTGAATTGATTAGCTTCGATTAA